Proteins encoded within one genomic window of Streptomyces kaniharaensis:
- the thrS gene encoding threonine--tRNA ligase produces the protein MTDVRVIISREPDREERVVTTGTTAAELFADDRSIIAARVGGQLKDLAHVLQDGDEVEPVAIGSKDGLDILRHSTAHVMAQAVQQLYPEAKLGIGPPVKDGFYYDFDVEKPFHPDDLKAIEKKMQEIIKRGQKFARRVVTDEAAREELAAEPYKLELIGLKGSAATAGEGADVEVGAGELTIYDNLDAKSGEQCWGDLCRGPHLPSTRHIPAFKLMRNAAAYWRGSEKNPMLQRIYGTAWPTKDELKAHLDFLVEAEKRDHRKLGNELDLFSIPEEIGSGLAVFHPKGGIIRRAMEDYSRKRHEEEGYEFVYTPHATKGKLFEKSGHLDWYADGMYPPMQLDEGVDYYLKPMNCPMHNLIFDARGRSYRELPLRLFEFGTVYRYEKSGVVHGLTRARGFTQDDAHIYCTREQMADELDSTLTFVLNLLRDYGLTDFYLELSTKDPEKYVGSDETWEEATAVLASVAEKQGLPLVPDPGGAAFYGPKISVQAKDAIGRTWQMSTIQLDFNLPERFDLEYTAADGSRQRPVMIHRALFGSIERFFAVLLEHYAGAMPPWLAPVTVTGIPITDEHVPYLLEVAAELKKHGIRVEVDTSDDRMQKKIRNAQKTKVPYMLIAGNDDVTAGAVSFRYRNGEQKNGVPVADAVAEIVDAVKNRIQV, from the coding sequence GTGACGGACGTCCGGGTAATCATCAGCCGCGAACCCGATCGGGAAGAGCGCGTGGTGACGACGGGCACTACGGCCGCCGAGCTCTTCGCCGACGACCGCTCGATCATCGCCGCCCGCGTCGGCGGCCAGCTCAAGGACCTCGCCCACGTCCTCCAGGACGGCGACGAGGTCGAGCCGGTCGCGATCGGCAGCAAGGACGGCCTGGACATCCTGCGCCACTCCACCGCGCACGTCATGGCGCAGGCCGTGCAGCAGCTCTACCCGGAGGCCAAGCTCGGCATCGGCCCGCCGGTCAAGGACGGCTTCTACTACGACTTCGACGTCGAGAAGCCGTTCCACCCCGATGACCTCAAGGCCATCGAGAAGAAGATGCAGGAGATCATCAAGCGCGGGCAGAAGTTCGCCCGCCGCGTGGTCACCGACGAGGCCGCCCGCGAGGAGCTGGCCGCCGAGCCGTACAAGCTGGAGCTGATCGGCCTCAAGGGCTCCGCCGCCACCGCGGGTGAGGGCGCCGACGTCGAGGTCGGCGCCGGCGAGCTCACCATCTACGACAACCTGGACGCCAAGTCCGGCGAGCAGTGCTGGGGCGACCTCTGCCGCGGCCCGCACCTGCCCAGCACCCGGCACATCCCGGCTTTCAAGCTGATGCGCAACGCGGCCGCCTACTGGCGCGGCAGCGAGAAGAACCCGATGCTGCAGCGCATCTACGGCACCGCGTGGCCGACCAAGGACGAGCTGAAGGCCCACCTCGACTTCCTCGTCGAGGCCGAGAAGCGCGACCACCGCAAGCTCGGCAACGAGCTCGACCTCTTCTCCATCCCGGAGGAGATCGGCTCCGGCCTCGCCGTCTTCCACCCCAAGGGCGGCATCATCCGCCGCGCCATGGAGGACTACTCGCGCAAGCGACACGAGGAAGAGGGCTACGAGTTCGTCTACACCCCGCACGCCACCAAGGGGAAGCTCTTCGAGAAGAGCGGCCACCTGGACTGGTACGCGGACGGTATGTACCCGCCCATGCAGCTCGACGAGGGCGTGGACTACTACCTCAAGCCGATGAACTGCCCGATGCATAACCTGATCTTCGACGCGCGCGGCCGCTCGTACCGTGAACTGCCGCTGCGCCTCTTCGAGTTCGGGACGGTGTACCGCTACGAGAAGTCCGGCGTGGTGCACGGCCTGACCCGTGCCCGCGGCTTCACGCAGGACGACGCGCACATCTACTGCACCCGCGAGCAGATGGCGGACGAGCTCGACTCGACCCTGACCTTCGTGCTCAACCTCCTTCGCGACTACGGTCTGACCGACTTCTACCTGGAGCTGTCCACCAAGGACCCGGAGAAGTACGTCGGTTCGGACGAGACCTGGGAGGAGGCCACCGCGGTCCTCGCGAGCGTGGCCGAGAAGCAGGGCCTGCCGCTGGTTCCGGACCCGGGCGGCGCGGCCTTCTACGGTCCGAAGATCTCGGTGCAGGCGAAGGACGCGATCGGCCGGACGTGGCAGATGTCCACGATCCAGCTGGACTTCAACCTGCCGGAGCGCTTCGACCTGGAGTACACCGCGGCGGACGGCTCGCGTCAGCGGCCGGTCATGATCCACCGCGCGCTGTTCGGTTCGATCGAGCGCTTCTTCGCGGTGCTGCTGGAGCACTACGCCGGCGCCATGCCGCCGTGGCTGGCTCCGGTCACCGTCACCGGCATCCCGATCACCGACGAGCACGTGCCGTACCTGCTGGAGGTCGCGGCCGAGCTGAAGAAGCACGGGATCCGGGTCGAGGTGGACACCTCGGACGACCGCATGCAGAAGAAGATCCGCAACGCGCAGAAGACCAAGGTCCCGTACATGCTCATCGCCGGCAACGACGATGTCACCGCGGGTGCCGTCTCCTTCCGCTACCGCAACGGCGAGCAGAAGAACGGCGTTCCGGTCGCGGACGCCGTCGCGGAGATCGTGGACGCGGTGAAGAACCGCATCCAGGTCTGA
- a CDS encoding DUF4365 domain-containing protein, which produces MALTQPQPEEAAAVLRGNLAVTACMETLQVGYLHAVAAAAGCSLSQPFPDNGIDWQVSHGSREHEVDDEVTIKIQLKATQQIAPDPAGTHFSFTLDNDHLRKLARARVAVPRILVVMLLPRRVDRWLEARPDALELRHCCYWVNLAGHPVTGQRRTNVRVPTGKVFDDRALCDIMARVGAGGSP; this is translated from the coding sequence ATGGCACTGACACAGCCGCAGCCCGAGGAGGCGGCTGCCGTCCTGCGGGGGAACCTGGCGGTCACGGCCTGCATGGAGACGCTGCAGGTCGGCTACCTGCACGCGGTCGCGGCGGCGGCCGGCTGCTCGCTCTCCCAGCCCTTCCCGGACAACGGCATCGACTGGCAGGTCAGCCACGGCTCGCGGGAACACGAGGTCGACGACGAGGTCACCATCAAGATCCAGCTCAAGGCGACCCAGCAGATCGCGCCCGACCCGGCCGGCACGCACTTCAGCTTCACCCTGGACAACGACCACCTGCGCAAGCTCGCCCGCGCCCGGGTCGCGGTGCCGCGGATCCTGGTCGTGATGCTGCTGCCGCGCCGGGTCGACCGCTGGCTGGAGGCCCGGCCGGACGCGCTCGAACTGCGGCACTGCTGTTACTGGGTCAACCTGGCCGGCCACCCGGTCACCGGGCAGCGGCGCACCAACGTCCGCGTGCCCACCGGCAAGGTCTTCGACGACCGCGCGCTCTGCGACATCATGGCCCGGGTCGGTGCGGGCGGCAGCCCGTGA
- a CDS encoding exonuclease domain-containing protein, with protein MQQHWYTGPLASFDTETTGVDVEHDRIVSAALVVQLSPGAPVQTSTWLADPGVPIPDGARAVHGITDEHVLAHGRPARVVVAEITRALAAQARAGRPVVVMNAPYDLTLLDRELRRHHRLTLTDGLGAAGLVVLDPRVLDKHVDRYRKGRRTLTDLCAHYGVELTGAHDAAADASAALALTRTIGARYPAALGGLTAAELHLRQAIWHAAQARGLQSWFDRSGTPERVDLSWPLRPARCGCGRRLEPAHGCEAAA; from the coding sequence ATGCAGCAGCACTGGTACACCGGTCCACTTGCCTCCTTCGACACCGAGACCACCGGCGTGGACGTCGAGCACGACCGGATCGTCTCGGCCGCCCTGGTCGTCCAACTCTCCCCGGGCGCACCCGTGCAGACCTCGACCTGGCTGGCCGATCCGGGGGTCCCGATCCCGGACGGCGCGCGGGCGGTGCACGGCATCACCGACGAGCACGTGCTCGCGCACGGCCGTCCGGCCCGTGTCGTTGTGGCGGAGATAACCCGCGCCCTGGCCGCACAGGCCCGGGCCGGCCGGCCGGTGGTGGTGATGAACGCGCCGTACGATCTGACGCTGCTGGACCGGGAGTTGCGCCGCCACCACCGGCTCACGCTGACCGACGGGCTGGGCGCGGCCGGGCTCGTGGTGCTGGATCCGCGGGTGCTGGACAAGCACGTGGACCGCTACCGCAAGGGCCGTAGGACGCTCACCGACCTGTGCGCGCACTACGGCGTGGAGCTGACGGGGGCGCACGACGCGGCGGCGGACGCCTCGGCGGCGCTGGCGCTGACCCGGACGATCGGCGCCCGCTACCCGGCGGCGCTGGGCGGGCTGACGGCGGCGGAGCTGCACCTGCGGCAGGCGATCTGGCACGCGGCGCAGGCGCGGGGGCTGCAGAGCTGGTTCGACCGGTCAGGGACGCCGGAGCGGGTGGACCTGTCCTGGCCGCTGCGGCCGGCCCGGTGCGGCTGCGGCCGGCGGCTGGAGCCGGCGCACGGCTGCGAGGCGGCGGCGTAG
- a CDS encoding SsgA family sporulation/cell division regulator: MNTTVSCELHLRLIVSSESSLPVPAGLRYDTADPYAVHATFHTGADETVEWVFARDLLAEGLHRPTGTGDVRVWPSRSHGQGVVCIALSSPEGEALLEAPARALESFLKRTDAAVPPGTEHRHFDLDRELSHILAES; this comes from the coding sequence ATGAACACCACGGTCAGCTGCGAGCTGCACCTGCGCCTCATCGTGTCCAGCGAGTCCTCACTGCCCGTCCCCGCGGGCCTTCGCTACGACACTGCCGACCCCTACGCCGTACACGCCACGTTCCACACGGGCGCCGACGAGACCGTGGAGTGGGTGTTCGCCCGAGATCTCCTTGCGGAGGGGCTGCACCGACCGACCGGTACCGGCGACGTCAGGGTGTGGCCGTCGCGCAGCCACGGGCAAGGGGTGGTCTGCATCGCGCTGAGCTCTCCGGAAGGAGAAGCCCTGCTGGAGGCCCCGGCCCGGGCGCTTGAGTCGTTCCTCAAGCGGACGGACGCCGCGGTGCCCCCCGGCACCGAACACCGTCACTTCGACCTCGACCGGGAGCTGTCCCACATCCTCGCCGAAAGTTGA
- a CDS encoding CGNR zinc finger domain-containing protein, protein MLITHDTECALSSLVELLNTAPEVCGTELLPDVAALDAFVVRQEISEIDSLTEEDLHRVHDLRSRLREVFGTESTAAAAELVNGIVAAAGTTPRLTNHDHHGWHIHYFAPHAALGDHLAAELGMALAFIFMAGERERLRTCEAPDCARVFVDLSRNRSRRYCDSRTCGNRLHVAAYRARQRSAETVPTI, encoded by the coding sequence GTGCTGATCACCCACGACACCGAGTGCGCACTGAGCAGCCTCGTCGAGCTGCTCAACACCGCCCCCGAGGTCTGCGGCACGGAGCTGCTGCCCGACGTGGCCGCGCTGGACGCCTTCGTGGTCCGCCAGGAGATCAGCGAGATCGACTCGCTGACCGAGGAGGACCTGCACCGCGTGCACGACCTGCGCTCGCGGCTGCGCGAGGTGTTCGGCACCGAGTCCACCGCGGCGGCGGCCGAGCTGGTCAACGGGATCGTCGCGGCGGCCGGGACGACGCCCCGGCTGACCAACCACGACCACCACGGCTGGCACATCCACTACTTCGCGCCGCACGCCGCGCTCGGCGATCACCTGGCGGCCGAGCTGGGCATGGCGCTGGCCTTCATCTTCATGGCGGGTGAGCGCGAGCGGCTGCGCACGTGCGAGGCGCCGGACTGCGCGCGGGTCTTCGTGGACCTCTCGCGCAACCGCTCCCGGCGCTACTGCGACAGCCGGACCTGCGGCAACCGGCTGCACGTCGCCGCGTACCGGGCGCGCCAGCGCTCGGCGGAGACCGTGCCGACCATCTGA
- a CDS encoding DsbA family protein: MIEGSLPRLEFWCDLQCPDCRTALDDVRALRAQHGDALPVELRHFPLEKHKHAYAAAEAAEEAFAQGLGWPFVEALLARVEDLDARGQQVLLEVAREVGVDAEEVDTALIDGRHMLTVDADQAEGRAIGVTGTPTYVIGGKRLDGGQSQDGLRARIVAIIEEAKDS; this comes from the coding sequence ATGATCGAAGGTTCCCTCCCCCGTCTCGAGTTCTGGTGCGACCTCCAGTGCCCGGACTGCCGTACCGCCCTGGACGACGTACGGGCGCTGCGTGCGCAGCACGGCGACGCGCTGCCCGTCGAGCTGCGGCACTTCCCGCTGGAGAAGCACAAGCACGCCTACGCGGCCGCCGAGGCCGCCGAGGAGGCGTTCGCCCAAGGGCTGGGCTGGCCGTTCGTCGAGGCGCTGCTGGCCCGCGTCGAGGACCTGGACGCGCGGGGGCAGCAGGTGTTGCTGGAGGTGGCGCGGGAGGTCGGGGTGGACGCCGAGGAGGTCGACACGGCGCTGATCGACGGCCGGCACATGCTGACCGTGGACGCCGACCAGGCCGAGGGCAGGGCGATCGGGGTGACGGGAACGCCGACGTACGTGATCGGCGGGAAGCGGCTGGACGGCGGGCAGAGCCAGGACGGCCTGCGGGCACGGATCGTCGCCATCATCGAGGAGGCGAAGGATTCCTGA
- a CDS encoding GNAT family N-acetyltransferase: MTTTLRPEGPETPTPAGGRTRRWQICANGRPVGALRTTAVPHGSQLWGDIAELEVREGRGRGRGTFGALAAEEVLRNWGCTRVDVGIPESAQVARGLAAALGYTERMRNLSKRLTAAPVLPAGVTARRIEPAELPAWLDGAAEGYVRSLMASGLTEEQGRAKSELDHLRVLPQGADSPGVALRRLCGDADGEVLGSLWVDLHLRDLPDGEPLAWVMVVEVSPARRGRGHGRTLMLLAERECLAAGVCTLGLNVFTANEAAIRLYASLGYQVTNRLYGKPL, translated from the coding sequence ATGACCACGACGCTGCGCCCCGAGGGGCCCGAGACACCCACCCCCGCCGGGGGCCGCACCAGACGCTGGCAGATCTGCGCCAACGGCCGCCCGGTCGGCGCGCTGCGCACCACCGCCGTCCCGCACGGCAGCCAACTCTGGGGCGATATAGCCGAGTTGGAGGTCAGGGAGGGCCGCGGGCGGGGCCGCGGGACGTTCGGCGCGCTGGCCGCCGAGGAGGTGCTGCGCAACTGGGGCTGCACCCGGGTGGACGTCGGCATCCCCGAGTCGGCGCAGGTCGCCCGCGGGCTCGCCGCCGCCCTCGGCTACACCGAGCGGATGCGGAACCTGTCCAAGCGCCTGACCGCGGCCCCGGTCCTGCCCGCCGGCGTCACCGCGCGACGGATCGAGCCCGCAGAACTTCCGGCCTGGCTCGACGGGGCCGCGGAGGGCTACGTCCGCTCGCTGATGGCGTCGGGTCTCACCGAGGAACAGGGCCGCGCCAAGTCGGAACTCGACCACCTCCGCGTGCTCCCGCAGGGCGCGGACAGCCCCGGCGTCGCCCTGCGCCGGCTCTGCGGCGACGCGGACGGCGAGGTGCTCGGCTCGCTCTGGGTGGACCTCCACCTGCGCGACCTGCCCGACGGCGAGCCGCTCGCCTGGGTCATGGTCGTCGAGGTGTCCCCGGCCCGCCGGGGCCGGGGACACGGCCGCACGCTGATGCTGCTCGCCGAACGGGAGTGCCTGGCCGCCGGGGTGTGCACCCTCGGTCTCAACGTCTTCACTGCCAACGAGGCGGCGATCCGGCTCTACGCCTCGCTCGGCTATCAGGTCACCAACCGCCTCTACGGCAAACCGCTGTGA
- a CDS encoding aminotransferase class IV, translating into MQNPTMTWVNGTLVDSADAAVSVLDHGLTTGDGVFETVKAVDGQAFALTRHLDRLTRSARGLGLPDPDREQVREACVQVLAANPMPLGRLRITYTGGNAPLGSERGDSGATLVAAIGAVNRRPDTTAAAVVRWRRNEHSAVAGLKTTSYAENVVALATAHRAGASEALFANTAGLLCEGTGSNVFVVIGGRLLTPTLASGCLAGITRALVVDWCGAEEVDLPLEALQDAEEIFLTSTLRDVQAVTRVDGRELPGIGPVTAKAMTVFTERSGDDLDP; encoded by the coding sequence ATGCAGAACCCCACCATGACCTGGGTCAACGGGACACTCGTCGACTCCGCCGACGCCGCCGTCTCCGTCCTCGACCACGGACTCACCACCGGCGACGGCGTCTTCGAGACCGTGAAGGCCGTCGACGGGCAGGCCTTCGCGCTCACCCGCCACCTCGACCGCCTCACCCGCTCCGCCCGCGGCCTCGGCCTGCCCGACCCCGACCGCGAACAGGTCCGCGAGGCCTGCGTCCAGGTCCTCGCCGCCAACCCGATGCCGCTCGGCCGGCTGCGCATCACCTACACCGGCGGCAACGCCCCGCTCGGCTCCGAACGCGGCGACTCCGGCGCCACCCTGGTCGCCGCCATCGGCGCCGTGAACCGCCGCCCCGACACCACGGCCGCCGCCGTCGTCCGCTGGCGCCGCAACGAGCACAGCGCCGTCGCCGGCCTCAAGACCACCTCGTACGCCGAGAACGTCGTCGCCCTGGCCACCGCGCACCGCGCCGGCGCCTCCGAGGCCCTGTTCGCCAACACCGCGGGCCTGCTCTGCGAGGGCACCGGCTCGAACGTCTTCGTCGTCATCGGCGGCCGCCTGCTCACCCCCACCCTCGCCTCCGGCTGCCTGGCCGGCATCACCCGCGCCCTCGTCGTCGACTGGTGCGGCGCCGAGGAGGTCGACCTGCCGCTCGAAGCCCTCCAGGACGCCGAGGAGATCTTCCTGACCTCCACCCTGCGCGACGTCCAGGCCGTCACCCGCGTCGACGGCCGCGAACTGCCCGGGATCGGTCCGGTCACCGCCAAGGCCATGACCGTCTTCACCGAGCGCAGCGGCGATGACCTCGACCCGTGA
- a CDS encoding chorismate-binding protein has product MSGPTAPHTPLARFGGRLATGLRDVTSDLAALDSSGYWAVAYDFEGRLTCARFDDVRPAPAPPSGAGWRGPDAGSWHSSLDRDAYVAGVRRIREHIAAGEVYQANLCRVLSAPLPDPARSDIDALTGLLAHGNPAPYAGTIRLPEHGVEIATASPELYLRRTGRTVASGPIKGTGRTEDDLLDKDHAENVMIVDLVRNDLGRVCATGSVTVPDLCVVEKHPGLVHLVSTVEGTLRDGAGWPDLLDATFPPGSVTGAPKSSALRIIEALETAPRGPYCGAVGWVDADRGEGELAVGIRTFWLDRTDPAAPVLRFGTGAGITWGSDPDREWAETELKAGRLVAIASGSETL; this is encoded by the coding sequence GTGTCCGGCCCCACCGCTCCCCACACCCCGCTCGCCCGCTTCGGCGGCCGCCTCGCCACCGGACTGCGCGACGTCACCTCGGACCTGGCCGCACTCGACTCCAGCGGCTACTGGGCCGTCGCCTACGACTTCGAGGGCCGGCTCACCTGTGCCCGCTTCGACGACGTCCGCCCCGCCCCCGCGCCCCCTTCCGGCGCCGGCTGGCGCGGACCGGACGCCGGCAGCTGGCACAGCTCCCTGGACCGCGACGCCTACGTCGCGGGCGTGCGCCGCATCCGCGAACACATAGCCGCTGGCGAGGTCTACCAGGCCAACCTCTGCCGCGTGCTGTCCGCGCCGCTGCCCGACCCGGCCCGCAGCGACATCGACGCCCTCACCGGCCTGCTCGCCCACGGCAACCCGGCCCCCTACGCCGGCACCATCCGGCTGCCCGAGCACGGCGTCGAGATCGCCACCGCCTCGCCCGAGCTCTACCTGCGCCGCACCGGGCGCACCGTCGCCTCCGGCCCGATCAAGGGCACCGGCCGCACCGAGGACGACCTCCTCGACAAGGACCACGCCGAGAACGTGATGATCGTCGATCTGGTCCGCAACGACCTCGGCCGCGTCTGCGCGACCGGCAGCGTCACCGTCCCCGACCTGTGCGTCGTCGAGAAGCACCCCGGCCTGGTCCACCTCGTCTCCACCGTCGAGGGCACCCTGCGCGACGGCGCAGGCTGGCCCGACCTGCTGGACGCCACCTTCCCGCCCGGCTCCGTCACCGGCGCGCCCAAGTCCAGCGCCCTGCGCATCATCGAGGCCCTGGAGACCGCCCCGCGCGGCCCCTACTGCGGCGCCGTCGGCTGGGTCGACGCGGACCGGGGCGAGGGCGAACTCGCCGTCGGCATCCGCACGTTCTGGCTCGACCGGACCGACCCCGCCGCCCCCGTCCTGCGCTTCGGCACCGGCGCCGGCATCACCTGGGGCTCCGACCCCGACCGCGAGTGGGCCGAAACCGAACTGAAGGCCGGCCGCCTGGTCGCGATAGCGTCGGGCAGCGAAACCCTCTGA